Proteins from a single region of Flavobacterium sp. K5-23:
- the metF gene encoding methylenetetrahydrofolate reductase [NAD(P)H]: MKVTQHIEDAKGETLFSFEIIPPQKGKNIQELYDNIDPLMEFNPPFIDVTTSREEFIYIDKGNGLLDKKMTRMRPGTLGICASIKHKYNVDTIPHVLCGGFTKEETEYLLVDCHYLGLDNVMALRGDAMKDEQSFVPKMGGNNFAVDLVHQINQLNDGKYLHDVMHIDNKADFCIGVAGYPEKHLESPSLLSDLRRLKEKVDAGADYVVTQMFFDNAKYFEFVAKAREMGITVPIIPGIKPIAVQRHLQILPQIFRIDLPEDLIHEVEKCKTNADIRQVGIEWAIQQSLELKAAGVPVLHYYSMGKSENIRQIASKVF; the protein is encoded by the coding sequence ATGAAAGTAACACAACATATAGAAGACGCAAAAGGAGAAACGTTATTCTCTTTCGAGATTATTCCGCCTCAAAAGGGGAAGAATATTCAGGAATTATACGACAATATCGATCCTTTGATGGAGTTTAATCCGCCATTTATTGACGTTACGACATCTAGGGAAGAGTTTATCTATATTGATAAAGGCAATGGATTGTTAGATAAAAAAATGACCAGAATGCGCCCGGGAACACTTGGGATTTGTGCGTCTATAAAGCACAAGTACAATGTAGATACTATTCCGCACGTGCTTTGTGGTGGTTTTACTAAGGAAGAAACCGAGTATTTATTGGTGGATTGTCATTACCTAGGACTAGACAATGTGATGGCACTTCGTGGTGATGCTATGAAAGACGAACAGTCTTTTGTTCCAAAAATGGGTGGAAACAATTTCGCGGTAGACTTGGTACATCAAATCAACCAATTGAATGATGGGAAGTATTTACATGACGTAATGCACATTGATAACAAAGCCGATTTTTGTATTGGAGTGGCGGGTTATCCGGAGAAACATTTAGAATCCCCGTCTTTACTTTCTGATTTAAGAAGATTAAAAGAAAAAGTGGATGCAGGTGCTGATTATGTGGTGACCCAGATGTTTTTTGACAATGCAAAATATTTTGAATTTGTTGCCAAAGCACGAGAAATGGGAATCACAGTGCCTATAATTCCGGGAATTAAACCTATCGCAGTACAAAGACATTTGCAAATATTACCGCAAATATTCCGTATCGATTTACCAGAGGATTTGATTCATGAAGTGGAGAAATGCAAGACCAATGCTGATATTAGACAGGTGGGAATCGAATGGGCAATCCAGCAATCATTAGAATTAAAAGCGGCTGGTGTTCCTGTGTTGCATTATTATTCTATGGGTAAATCAGAAAATATTCGACAAATAGCCTCTAAGGTTTTTTAG